From the Bdellovibrio reynosensis genome, one window contains:
- a CDS encoding L,D-transpeptidase family protein, giving the protein MNSSWIRKTFGLCLGVCLLIPNMAFSFGEPETIREKLTAQTFVPLIKGSNDFILHSDRLNSLYSLRGYQPIWVDSTGRPTNKVVDLKLALMQAPRNGLLAADYWDATVEAQLQKVTQDPNHWLTFELVLSESLIRYVSHLAHGRFNPKDIEEENRIFFKQKAFDLWADLNTRVSDDKPLSTTLDFFAPQVQRYKDLVSILGFLTELRRTHGEWDQLVSPGVAVKKGYKGDFVGQLRDRFNLIGYKVTADGPNRNQVDDELDQVLRNFQKLNGLKVDGIIGTRSEVLKNLNFTLSQRIGQVLVTMEKIRWLPRNMEARHIFINLAAAEFRLFDNGTKVFDFKAIAGQTWRRTPTMRNSLYEVVLNPPWNVPDSIAWKDKLPEIKRDINYIYKNNLVVYNNDNQQVNPESVPWHSLSRDYFPYRLAQRPGYNNALGVVKFSLDNDQAIYLHDTNDRQLVLGDQRHQSSGCVRLEKPLELAEYLLAGTEWTKERIHVEVPHEKETSSRPTRYIKLSKQAAIPTYLMYLTVERSEDGFIRFFDDTYGQDVQTGKAVQNKKVDNEMF; this is encoded by the coding sequence ATGAATTCTAGCTGGATTAGAAAAACTTTCGGTTTGTGCTTAGGTGTGTGTTTGTTAATTCCAAACATGGCCTTTTCTTTTGGCGAACCTGAAACGATCCGCGAAAAACTCACAGCGCAAACTTTCGTACCTTTGATAAAAGGGTCTAACGATTTCATTTTGCATTCAGACCGTTTAAATTCTTTATATTCTTTACGTGGCTACCAACCAATTTGGGTTGATAGCACTGGCCGCCCGACTAACAAGGTGGTGGATCTTAAGCTTGCACTTATGCAGGCGCCACGCAATGGTTTGTTAGCAGCGGACTACTGGGATGCAACCGTAGAAGCACAATTACAAAAAGTAACTCAAGATCCAAACCACTGGCTGACTTTTGAGTTGGTTTTAAGTGAATCGTTAATTCGTTACGTAAGTCATCTGGCCCATGGCCGCTTTAATCCAAAGGATATCGAAGAAGAAAATAGAATTTTCTTTAAGCAAAAAGCCTTTGATTTGTGGGCTGATTTAAATACCCGTGTCTCTGATGATAAGCCGCTTTCGACGACACTAGACTTCTTTGCGCCGCAAGTGCAACGCTATAAAGATCTTGTAAGCATTTTAGGCTTCCTCACAGAACTTAGAAGAACCCACGGTGAGTGGGATCAATTGGTATCTCCAGGTGTGGCAGTAAAAAAAGGATATAAAGGTGATTTCGTAGGTCAGCTTCGGGATCGCTTTAACTTAATCGGTTATAAAGTAACTGCCGACGGTCCAAATAGAAATCAAGTGGACGATGAACTAGATCAAGTCTTACGCAACTTCCAGAAATTAAATGGTTTAAAAGTGGATGGTATCATCGGCACTCGTTCTGAGGTTTTAAAAAACTTAAACTTCACGCTTTCACAAAGAATTGGCCAAGTTCTAGTGACAATGGAAAAAATCCGTTGGCTTCCACGTAACATGGAAGCTCGCCACATCTTTATTAATCTAGCAGCGGCAGAATTCAGACTTTTTGACAATGGTACGAAGGTTTTTGATTTCAAAGCCATTGCGGGTCAAACATGGCGCCGTACTCCGACAATGAGAAACTCATTGTATGAAGTTGTATTAAATCCACCATGGAATGTTCCAGACAGCATCGCATGGAAAGATAAGCTTCCAGAAATTAAGCGCGACATTAACTATATCTATAAGAACAACCTAGTGGTTTACAACAACGACAACCAACAAGTGAACCCTGAGTCAGTTCCATGGCACAGTCTTTCTCGCGATTATTTCCCGTATCGTTTGGCGCAACGGCCTGGCTATAACAATGCTTTGGGTGTTGTTAAGTTTTCGTTGGATAACGATCAAGCGATCTATTTGCATGATACTAACGACCGACAGTTAGTTCTTGGTGATCAACGTCACCAAAGCTCGGGCTGCGTGCGTTTAGAAAAACCTTTAGAACTAGCTGAATACTTACTTGCTGGTACCGAATGGACAAAAGAAAGAATCCATGTCGAAGTACCCCATGAAAAGGAAACTTCGAGCAGACCTACACGCTATATTAAATTAAGCAAGCAGGCGGCGATTCCAACTTACTTAATGTATTTAACTGTAGAAAGAAGCGAAGACGGATTTATCCGCTTCTTTGACGATACTTACGGTCAAGACGTGCAAACGGGTAAAGCTGTGCAAAATAAAAAAGTCGATAACGAGATGTTTTAG
- a CDS encoding L,D-transpeptidase, whose product MSISRSAKICSSLLSVLIATTPVASTAQLATNTSSVAATATKGVDKSQLIVGQRYFISTDSLNVRSSNSTAAGNVVGKLALNDEVEILNLLNEATPLVQIRILKSSTVRNDAALELFVSKDYLSTKEVVLPGSKYFVIQNVATEKTRVYERCTTSPDCAHRLVMESDMVVGRPEEGSEKDPHAFKTWLGHARISEWVKFYQDGLGHYPHWYKAGQDIKTIPAPITDSVTKTLGGRKWITEVEKGSGSTIYGAFGWYAGKLTPGDEINGMNYQWMHGTMGWGKDGPAAIELTRGFFVNLVSNPGSSGCTRLENRAIAYLRHLLPPGTDIYRVYAKESTREQEITTGVFKKKTSPLPRYADTYERPLHWQYMLLTDGAQQSGGLTADLNTILAKGIRYSTNNYIEQGVYEVDQYPNAVALKTTRRAAGGKSGDRYNIDEENFSGYFLVDEGRFINYAHPNPALTKGVIKVSGMADFRNSVPAFLNTYGVHYPPKVEKNEQQPN is encoded by the coding sequence ATGTCTATTTCTAGATCTGCAAAAATTTGCTCAAGTCTATTGAGTGTGTTGATTGCCACAACTCCTGTAGCTTCAACGGCGCAACTTGCGACAAATACTTCCAGTGTCGCAGCGACGGCTACAAAGGGCGTGGATAAATCCCAACTTATCGTGGGGCAACGCTACTTTATTTCCACTGACTCTTTAAATGTCAGAAGCAGTAACTCTACTGCCGCAGGAAATGTGGTTGGTAAGCTTGCTTTAAATGATGAAGTTGAAATTCTTAATCTATTAAATGAGGCAACTCCGCTAGTTCAAATCCGCATTCTTAAGTCGTCGACTGTGCGTAATGATGCGGCTTTAGAGTTGTTTGTATCTAAAGACTATTTAAGCACTAAGGAAGTCGTTCTTCCAGGTTCTAAATACTTCGTTATTCAAAACGTAGCGACTGAAAAAACCAGAGTCTACGAGCGTTGCACGACAAGCCCTGATTGCGCTCACAGACTTGTGATGGAATCAGACATGGTTGTAGGTCGCCCAGAAGAAGGCAGCGAAAAAGATCCACATGCTTTCAAAACATGGTTGGGTCATGCAAGAATTTCTGAATGGGTGAAGTTCTATCAAGACGGGTTAGGACACTATCCTCATTGGTATAAAGCGGGACAGGACATCAAAACTATTCCAGCTCCAATCACGGACAGTGTCACAAAAACTTTGGGTGGCAGAAAGTGGATCACTGAAGTTGAAAAAGGCAGTGGCTCGACTATTTATGGCGCCTTCGGTTGGTACGCGGGCAAGTTGACTCCAGGTGATGAAATCAATGGTATGAATTATCAATGGATGCACGGAACAATGGGCTGGGGTAAAGACGGCCCCGCTGCGATCGAATTGACTCGTGGATTCTTTGTTAACTTGGTTTCAAATCCGGGCTCTTCAGGTTGCACACGTTTAGAAAACAGAGCGATTGCTTACCTTCGTCACTTGTTGCCACCGGGAACAGATATCTATCGCGTGTATGCGAAAGAGTCGACTCGTGAGCAAGAAATTACGACGGGTGTTTTCAAAAAGAAAACTTCGCCACTTCCACGTTATGCTGACACGTATGAACGTCCACTTCACTGGCAATACATGTTATTAACTGACGGTGCCCAACAATCTGGTGGTTTGACTGCGGATCTAAACACTATTTTGGCTAAAGGAATTCGCTATAGCACTAACAACTACATCGAACAGGGTGTTTACGAAGTGGACCAATATCCAAATGCAGTAGCTCTTAAGACTACAAGACGTGCTGCTGGTGGTAAATCAGGTGATCGTTACAACATCGACGAAGAAAACTTCAGTGGTTATTTCCTTGTCGACGAAGGACGTTTCATTAACTATGCTCATCCAAACCCGGCTCTTACAAAAGGCGTGATCAAAGTAAGTGGTATGGCTGACTTCAGAAACTCGGTTCCTGCTTTCTTGAACACTTACGGTGTGCACTATCCACCGAAAGTTGAAAAGAACGAACAACAGCCAAACTAA
- a CDS encoding Rossmann-fold NAD(P)-binding domain-containing protein, which translates to MIYPTDVCLVGATGLVGHELLLILSHLAEIDTVKAVTRRPLGKVPSLVDNIILNFDKLEDYAEALKAPVFVCCLGSTIKQAGSKEAFRKVDYDYVMAFARIAEKVKAQKFLVISAMGADAESSFFYNRVKGEMERDLKDLSIPQIEIFRPSLILGKRKEERKGEEFAQKISPYLNPLLVGPFKKYRPIKATDIAKAMAIAILNFQAGIHTYKSDQIQNIADQK; encoded by the coding sequence ATGATTTATCCAACTGATGTTTGTCTGGTTGGTGCGACGGGGCTCGTGGGACACGAGCTCCTTCTTATTTTAAGCCACCTTGCTGAAATCGATACGGTCAAAGCGGTCACTCGCCGCCCCTTAGGAAAAGTTCCATCGTTAGTCGACAATATCATTTTAAATTTTGATAAACTTGAAGACTATGCAGAAGCTTTAAAGGCTCCTGTCTTTGTTTGTTGCTTGGGTAGCACCATTAAACAAGCCGGCAGCAAAGAGGCTTTTCGAAAAGTCGACTATGACTATGTGATGGCCTTTGCTCGAATTGCTGAAAAAGTGAAGGCGCAAAAGTTTTTAGTTATTTCTGCTATGGGTGCAGATGCGGAATCTAGTTTTTTCTATAACCGCGTGAAAGGTGAAATGGAAAGGGATCTGAAAGATCTTTCGATTCCGCAGATCGAAATATTCAGGCCGTCTTTGATATTAGGTAAGCGAAAAGAAGAACGTAAGGGCGAGGAGTTTGCGCAAAAGATTTCACCTTACTTAAACCCTCTTTTAGTGGGGCCTTTTAAAAAGTATCGTCCGATTAAGGCGACAGATATCGCAAAAGCCATGGCGATTGCGATCTTGAATTTTCAGGCAGGAATTCACACCTACAAATCAGATCAGATTC